AAAGACTCCTTCGGGGGCTGCTTGGGAAGCGAATTCCTCGGAGGCGACTTTCCGGGCGCGGAGAATGCCCAGCCCGAGGTAGAGGAGAAAAGCGCCTCCTCCGAAGGCGAGAAGACGCCGATACTCCAGAAGGAACTGCGACGCCGCGGCCAGGCCGTAGGCGGCCACGGCTCCGTAACAGGCGTCCGCCGTGGCTGCGCCGAGCCCGGAGACGAAGCCCGCCGACATGCCGCTTCGGAGCGTTCGCTGGATGCAGAGAAGTCCGATGGGGCCCACCGGAGCGGCGATGGAGAGCCCGAGAAGAAAGGTCTTGAGGAAGAGAGCGGCGCTCATGGCTGCTCCTCCGGAGGAAGCGGCAGAGCGAGGGTCTCCTTGACGCTGGAGAGGACGATGGTGGTCCTGGTGCGGAGGACGCCCCGCAGTGATTTGATGTCCTCGCTGATGAGCCGGTCCAGATGCTCCGTGTCCCTGCAGCGGACTTTCAGCAGAAAATCGAAATCCCCCGCGACGTGATGGCATTCCTGGATCTCCGGTGTGTTCGCCGTCAGATCGAGGAAGAGTGTCCGGTACCTGGGGTGGCGGAGCGTCACTTCGATGAAGGCGGAGAGGGAGAGTCCAAGGGCCTGCGGGGCTACGAGCGCGCTGTAGCCCCGGATGATTCGGGCTTCCTCCAGCTTGCGGACCCGTTCGGCGACGCTGGGGGAAGAGAGCCCCAGAGCGCCCGCGAGGTCGGTCCATTTCTTCCGTCCGTCCTCCAGGAGGGCGGCAATGATCTTGAGATCCGTTCCATCCAGGGAGATCACCTTCTTTGTTGAGGATAATTGCGATATTATCCTTTTTTCAAAAGGAAATCAAGCGTCTTTTCCTTTTTTGAAAAAGGAAATCCTTTTCGGAGTACAATGGAGTCGCCGGATGGTCATGCCCACTGCGGAGGAATCGCCGGAGGAAACGCGAAAAGCCGGCATTGCGCCGGCTTTTCCGAGAGAACATTTCTGGAAGAATCTCCTTTGGGGGGCGCAGGGGGAGCAGGTCTCAGTTCTCGCTTTTCCCTCCGTTCGCCTCTTTCATGCGCTGCAGCACGAGGGGGTAACCGTCGGCGCCGAAGTCGAGGCACTTCTTCACCCGGCTGATCGTGACGGTGCTTGCCCCGGTTTTCTGGGCGATGACGGGATAGGTGTTGCCTTCATTGAGGAGACGAGCCACTTCCAGGCGCTGGGAGAATGCCTGGATCTCCGAGATGGTGGCCACATCGGTAAGGAACTGATAGACCTCTTCCACGTTCTTCAGGGTCAGGATTGCCGTGCAGAGGTTATCGGTGAGCGCGTCTTTCCATTTTGCTGACATAGTTGTCTACCTCCGATTCAACGTAAACGTCAATAGTGCATGCCACAAAAACTCTCTTATGTTACCACATTATGACCGACGGTCAACGGGAAAAAAGTCCCGTTTTGAGAGGTTGCACAACGTTTTCCGCATCGGGTTTTCATGACCTTCGCTGCATCAGTGGGGGAGTTCGAAGGGACGGAAGGGGCCATGACAGTTTCCATGACACTTTCGGAGAAACTCACCGTTCTCGCCGGTGCGGCGAAATACGATGTCTCCTGTTCCTCCAGCGGAAGTTCCAGGAAGAACACGGGGGGGACGGGAAACGCCGGTCCAGCGGGAATCTGCCATAGTTGGACCGAGGATGGTCGCTGCGTTTCGCTCCTCAAGGTGCTCCTCTCCAACGAGTGCGTCTATGACTGTGCCTACTGCGTGAACAGAAGCAGCAACGACGTTCCCCGGAGCCATTTCACTCCCGAGGAAATGGCGGAGCTGACCATGCAGTTCTACAAGAGAAACTACATCGAGGGGCTCTTTCTGAGTTCCGCGGTGCACCGCACTCCGGATTACACCATGGAAATGATGCTCCGCACGATCACGCTTCTCCGGAGGGAACACCGCTTCTCCGGCTACATTCACGCCAAGGTCATTCCCGGTGCCTCTCTCGAACTGGCGAGTCGCTTGGGTGCTCTGGCGGACCGGGTCAGCGTGAACATTGAGCTTCCCTCGGAGGAAAGCCTCCGTTTTCTGGCGCCGCAGAAATCGAAACACTCCGTGCTGGCTCCCATGTCGCATCTCTCTGAATCCATTCGGGAGGCCGCCGCGTCGGGAAAAGGCTCCTCCCGCTCGCTCCTCTTTGCCCCGGCGGGGCAGAGCACCCAACTCATCGTCGGCGCCACCGGCGAGAGCGATTTCCGGATTCTCCGCCTTTCCGAGGGACTTTATCGCCGCTATTCCCTGAAGAGAGTCTATTACTCCGCCTACGTTCCCGTTTCGGACGACCGGCGCCTGCCGGCCCTGGCGGCACCGCCCCTGCTGCGGGAACACCGTCTCTACCAGGCGGACTGGTTGCTGCGCTTCTACGGTTTTCATCCGGAGGAACTGCTCGACGAGGCGAACCCCCAGCTCGACGCCGCGGTGGACCCGAAGGTCGCCTGGGCGCTTCGCAACCTGCACTTGTTTCCTCTGGAGGTGAACACCGCGCCCTACGAGATGCTGCTGCGCGTTCCCGGAATCGGCGTCACCTCGGCGAAGCGCATCCTCACGGCACGCAAGGTGCGCCGCCTTGAGGAGGAACACCTGCGGCGGCTCGGCGTGGTGTTGAAACGGGGCCGATTTTTCCTCCTCTGCAACGGGCGCGCTCTCGCCCAGCCCGTGGGGGATCCGGTTCGGCTGCGGAACCTCCTCTGCGACAGGACGAAGGAGCGCGCCGCGCTCCGGAACGAGATGCGGCGGAGGCAGCTTCTACTTTTCTCTCCTGCGGAGATGCCCGTCTAGGGCGCGATACCTTCGGGAGGAGAAGCGACGTGCGCGTGTATGTGTACGACGGAAGTTTCGAGGGGTTGCTCACGGTGTTTCACGGACTGTTCCGGGACAAGGCAGAGCCTCTGGCCATTCATCGCCGGGGCGTGGCGGCACAGGGGTTTCTTGCCGAGACCGTGGAGGTGGAGGCGGACCCTGCGAAAGCGGACGCTCTCTACGAAGCCATGGAACGGCGCATGACTCCCCGGGCGGTGCGGCTGCTCTATCTGGCGCATCTCTCGGAGGAGCGCGACGGAGAGATGCGCCTCTTCGCGTTCGTCCGCCGGGGCGGGCAGCTCGGGGAGCGTCTTCTGGACGATCTGGGCGACCCCGGGGTTGCTGCGGTGATGCGCATGGCGAACCGGGTGGAGCGGGAACGGGAGCGTTTTCTGGGGCTTGTTCGCTTCCGCGAGGCGGGAACGTTTTTCTACGCGCCCATAGAACCCGCGTGTCGCCTGCTGCCTCTTCTGGGGGATCACTTCGCCCGCCGCTTTCCCTCCATGAAATGGATGATTCACGATGTGGGGAGAAAAGAGGCTCTCGTCTACGACGAGGAGGAGTGGTACCTCACCCCCTGCGACCTTCCCGGCGTGACGGACTTCGGCCCCCGCGAGGCGCACTACCAGCACCTCTGGAGAACGTATTTCGACGTTGCTGCGGTGGAGAACCGAAAGAGCCCGGAGCGCCAGCGAAATCGGATGCCGAAGAAGACCTGGAAATGGCTCGTGGAGATTCCCCGGGGAAAGCGCGAGCCCGGCGTGTGACCTCGCATGAACGGTGCTGCTCTCCGGAGGGCGTTGCAGCGGCGGAGGTCCGCAGCGCAAAACCGTGCGTGCCCGCGCCACCGGTCCGGGTTCGGACGGGAGCGGGAGGTCACACGGAGAAGAAATTCCGCGAAAGCCATTTTTTTGAGGAGCCCTTTTTCGGCATGTCCCTAGCCTGGAAAGGGGCCCCGCAGAGAGGCGAACGTGGCTACGGTTGCGTGCGCGGTGTTTCGGAGGGCGACTCTCCGTTCCCTTAGGGGAGTTCTCTCGTGGTTTGCGCGATGGCCTTCCAGTCGAAACGGTCGATCAGGGGCATTGCCTCATCGCGGCTCATGCCGGTATAGTCGAAGTTGAGGATCTCGTCGGTGTTTTCCCCGGCGAGGGAGACGAGGAGGTTGCCCGAGTTCTCTTTCTTCTGCCAGGTCTGGAAGATGCGGAATCCTCGCATCTCTCCGGACGTGACGGACACTTCGTCGGTTTCGAGCTGCACGTCCTGGTAGGCTCCCGCCACGGCCCCGGTTCCGTATCCCTTGAGTACGGTGACGGTGAAGCTTTTTCCCTCGGCCTGGTAGGTGCGGGAGGCGGTGGTGGCCTTCTGGCCGTTCGCGGACATGCTCATGCCCTGGGGGGCGTCGGCCTCCCAGCCGGGAAGGTCCGGAAAAAGGGGATAGAGTTTTTCGTAGGGTTCCGAGGCCGGAGTGACGGCGGCGAACACGAGGATGGAGAGCAGGACGGACAGAACGGAAAGAAGCGGACGGGGCGGGCGGATGCTCTTCAAGAAGCTCACTCCTTCATCTGATGAATGGACAGGGCTTCCGCAGATTCTAGCAAAAAAGGATTTCTCCGGGTAGATCGGCCCAGGGAGAAAAGGAACCGAGCCGGATCTCCGGGGAGGGAAAACGCGTGAGAAGAAAGACCTGGACGGTTCTCGGACTGCTCTGCATCGCCATCGGCTATGTGTTCTCCGTCTCGCTCATCGTGTCGAACCAGCGCGTGAAGGAGCGGGAGTACACCTTCGAGAAGGTCCGCACCCTCTCCGTCCAGACGGGGGCGGCACTCCGCTGTTACGAGATGCTGGCGGAGCACGTCTGCGAGAGCGACTTGATCCGGAACGCTTCTTTTCTGGAGCTTCTGGAGCGCGTCGGCAAAAGAGGGCCGAACCGCCGGGAACTGTGTCTTGCCTTGGAGCGGACACTGCATATGCTCTTCCGGGAGCTGCAGAAGGAGGGTTTCGACGATCTCCGCTTCTTCGATGCCCTGGGGGAGCCCCTGCTCGCTCTGGGGAGCGGCGTGCCGATGGAGGAGACGACACTCCGGGAGCGAGAGCTTCTACAGAAGCTCCACGTGAACCGGAAGCCCGTGAGCGATTTCCAGCGGACCGGGACGGGCGTGCATTATGTCTTCGCCTTTCCCCTCTTCCGGGGAGCGGATTTCCTCGGAAGCGTCCATTTCGGCCTTTCCCTTCCGGCCATCTCCAGGACCATGCAGGCCATGTTCGGCACGAAGAGCTTTTTCGTGCTCTGGAGAGGTGTCCTGGAAGGCGTGCACCAGAGCGAGGGTGGGCGCTTTCGTGCGGTCGCCTTCTTTCCGGACCTTCTCATCAGCGAGAGTTTCGGAAAGGAATACGCGGATCTCGTCGCCGAGGTGGGATTTCAGGGGGACCGACAGGGACGAGTCCGGGAGCTGGTGAGTGCCGTCGCCCGACGGGAGGCGGACACGCTCTACTGGACTGCGGCGGATCAGGGCTTCAGTCTGACGCTCTACCCGCTGGAGGACAAGGCGAACAACTCCCTGGGGTATCTCATGAGCTACGAGGGAGAGTACCAGTTCAGCGTCATGAGGCAGTATTATCGTCTCCTGCTGGTGTTCATCTCCCTGTTCTTTCTTCTGCTCTTCTTCGCGGCGGTGCTCCTGGCCGCGTCGTCGGGGCGACTCGAGAAAATGGCGACCCGGGATCGGCTCACCGGGGCCTACAACCGGCATTTCTTCGCGGAGGTCGCGGCGAACGAGCTGAAGAAGGCCGCCCGGAACAAGGCGCCCCTCTCCCTGATCATGTTCGACGTGGATCACTTCAAGACCATCAACGACACCTACGGGCACCATCTGGGGGACATGATCCTCAAGAAGATCGTCGCCACGGTTCGGGAGCACATCCGCAGCTATGACGCCTTCGCCCGCTGGGGAGGCGACGAGTTTGTGCTGCTCCTTCCCGACACGCCCGCAGCAAAAGCGAGGGAGCTTGCGGAGCGTCTCCGGAACGCCGTGGCGGAGCAGAAGTATTTCTCCGCCGAGGGGGTCTCCGTGAGCATCGGTGTCTCTCAGATCGAGAACTACGGAGACTCCATCGAGGCTGTCGTCGAGAAGGCGGACCGGAACATGTATACGGCGAAGCAGAGGGGACGCAATCGCGTCGAATGAGATTGCCTTTGTGTTCCCTCCGTTTTCTTTCGCTTTTTCTTCGGAGGGCCGATCTTCTTTGTTCGATCTCTCCGGGTGGAGGGAGTCGCTTTTGCGTGTGCCAAAGTTCGCGGGTAACTCCGAGAGGCACCCTGGCGGAATCTCCGTCCCTCAAGTACAATGATGGGCACTGAAAAGTAGAGGTGACGAGGATTGGAGACCGGCCGCATTCGCAATTTCTGCATCATCGCCCACGTGGACCATGGGAAGTCCACTCTGGCGGACCGTCTGCTCGAACTGACGGCGACCGTGGACATGCGTTTTCTCAAAGCGCAGCACCTGGATACCCTCGAACTCGAACGCGAGCGAGGGATCACCATCAAACTGGTTCCCGTGCGGATGCACTACCGTGACCGCGAGGGATGCGAGTACATCCTCAACCTGATCGACACCCCCGGGCACGTGGATTTTTCCTACGAGGTCTCCCGTTCCCTCGCGGCCTGCGAGGGCGCGCTTCTCGTGGTGGACGCCGCCCAGGGCGTGGAGGCCCAGACCGTGGCCAACGCCTACCTTGCGGTGGAGCAGGATCTGGAGCTGCTCCCCGTGGTGAACAAGATCGATCTCGCCTCGGCCCAGCCCGAGCGGGCACTCAAGGAGCTGGAGGACGTCATCGGCATCGACACGGAAGGGGCGCTGCTCGTCAGCGCCAAGAGCGGCGTCGGCATCGCCGAGGTGCTCGACGCGGTGGTCCGCAGGGTTCCCGCTCCCGAGGGAGACCCGGAGGCACCCCTGCAGGCGCTCATCTTCGACTCCGTGTACGACAACTACCGGGGTGTCATCTGCTACGTCCGGGTGGTGAACGGCAGCATCCGCTCGGGCCAGCAGATCACCTTCATGGCCAACGGCATCTCTGACCAGGTGGAGGAGGTGGGGTTCTTCACTCCCTCCATGCGCGCCTCGGAGGAACTCGGCCCCGGCGAGGTAGGCTACGTGATCGCCAACGTGAAGACTCTTCACGAGGCCCGCGTGGGAGACACCATTACCGACGCGAGGCGCCCTGCGGCGAAACCCCTTCCGGGGTACAAGCGGGTCAAGCCCGTGGTCTTCTGTGGCTTCTATCCCGTGGAACGCGAGGAGTATCCCCAGCTCCGGGACGCCCTGGAGAAACTCCAGCTCAACGATTCCGCCATCGACTTCACTCCCGAGACCTCCGCTGCGCTCGGCTTCGGATTCCGCTGCGGCTTTCTCGGACTCCTGCACATGGACATCGCCAAGGAGCGCCTCCAGCGGGAGTTCAACGTGGATCTCGTCGCCACCACGCCCAACGTGGGCTATCAGGTGGTCCTTACTTCCGGGGAGATCCTGGAGGCCCATCGTCCGTCGGATTTCCCGGACCTGGGCAAGATCGAGGAGATCCGGGAGCCCTACATCAAGCTCTCCATTTTCCTTCCCACGGACTATGTGGGCAAGGTGATGCAGCTCTGCCAGGACAAGCGGGGTGTGTACGGAAGCATGGAGTACATCACCCCCGAGCGGGTGCGTCTTGTCTACGAACTCCCCCTCGCGGAGTTCATCCTCGACTTTCACGACAAGCTCAAGTCTGTCTCCCGGGGATACGCCTCCCTCGACTACGAGCACGTGGGATTCCGGCAGGGAAATCTCGTGAAGGTGGACGTGCTCCTCAACGATGAGCCCGTGGACGCCTTCTCCTTCATCTGCCACCAGGACGCGGCCTACCACAGAGGGCAGGCGGTGGTGCGCAAGCTGAAGGAACTCATCCCTCGGCAGCTCTTCGAGGTGCCGATCCAAGCGGCCGTGGGAAAGAAGGTCATCGTCCGGCAGAACATCAAGCCCCTGCGCAAGGACGTTCTCTCCAAGTGCTACGGTGGTGACATCACCCGAAAGAGGAAGCTTCTGGAAAAACAGAAGGAAGGCAAAAAAAAGATGAAGCAGATCGGGCGGGTCTCCATTCCCCAGGAGGCGTTTCTCGCCTTTCTCAAGGTCAGTGAGGATGCGGAGGAGTAGATCCGCTTTCTGCGATGACGGAGGAAGGGGCGGATGGAACGCCTCTTCCCTCCGGGACGAAGCTCTTCTGCGAAACGCCGCCGCCCTCGCCTCCGATGCTCCGCTCTCCGTCTATGTGCATATTCCCTTCTGCGTTCGCAAGTGTCCCTATTGTGCCTTCACAAGCCTCGTGCCCGCCTCCGGGGGAATCATCGATGCCTATCTGGAGGCGCTCGAAGGCGAACTTGCCCGTTGGACGGAAACGGCCGGAAGGATGTTCTGCGCGGAGACTCTCTACATCGGGGGCGGAACTCCGTCCCTCCTTGCTCCGCGTCAATGGGAGCGCCTGATCGGCATCCTGGAGGGGGGGCTCCGCTTTCTTCCCGGGGCGGAGGTGTCCGTGGAGGCGAATCCGGAGAGCCTCGCCGCAGCGTCGCTCCGGCTCTGGAGGGACTGGAGGATCTCCCGGGTGAGTCTGGGCGTGCAGAGTTTCGACGAGGAAGATCTGGCGTGGCTTCGGCGACCTCATTCGGCGGCCCGGGCGAGAGACGCCCTGTCGGCCTGTCTCGCCGCGGGGTTCCGCACCAGCGTGGACCTCATGTTCGGTCTGCCCTTCCAGACCCTCCACCGATGGCACCGGACCTTGCAGGAGCTTCTCCGCTCTGGGGTACGACATCTCTCCCTGTATCAGCTTTCCCTGGAGAAGGACTCTGTCTGGGGAGTGTGCCCTCCTTCGGAACCCCTTCCCGACGGCTATGCCTTCTACCGGTTCGCCCAGTGGTATCTGCGGCGTAAGGGGTACGGGCAGTATGAGATCGCCAGTTTCGCCGCTTCCGGAGAATGGTGCCGCCACAATCTGGCCTACTGGCGGGGAGGAAATGTACTTGGCCTGGGGGCCGCCGCCTGGGGCTTTCTGGAGGGGATCCGCTACGGCAACGGGAATGACGTGGCGCGCTACGTGGCGGAGGCCCGAAGGAAGGGTGCCGTGTCCGTGGAAGAGCGCCTGGAGGGGAGAAAAAGAGCGGGAGAGGCGGCGGTGCTCGCGCTGCGGACCGCAGGAGGCGTGCGGCTCCGAAGTTTCGCCCGCCGCCATGGCCCGGATGAGGCGGCACGGCTTGTCCGGTGCCTCGAACCCTTCGGAGAACGTTTTCTCCGAAGGGAGTCCGGACGGATCGCCTTTTCTCCCGGGGGAATGCGGGTCGCCAATGCGTTGTGGACGGAGGTCCTCGCCGATGACGAGGAGACGCTTCTCCGGAAGAGGGTTCCTTGTCCGGCCGGTTCTGCCGCCGTTGACGTGACACTTCGAGAAGGGACATGAGAATCGTGCATCGTTTCGAAACGTCAGGAGAAAAATGTGCCGGAGAAAAAATGACGGGGCTTCGGGGAGTGCTGACGGTTCTCCTCGCGGTTCTTCTGCTGTTGCAGGGAGCATGGGCGGAGGCGGAATCGGGAGGTGTCCGGAGGGATGTCTTTGTGCAGGGCATCCTGGAAGCGCGGGGGCTCTTCGCCTCCGGGGAGGCGAAGAGCCCAGCCCAGGCGGTGGCCTTTGCCCGAAACATCGATGCGGTTCCCTACTCGGACCAGCCGCCGGGAGGAGCGGTGACCCGGAGAGAGGCGCTCCGTATGCTCGTGCACAGTCTGGGACTCCGCTTCGAGGCAGGACTTCTGGCGGAGGCGTCGCTTCCCTACGAGGACCTGAAAGGACTCTCCCCGTCCGACCGCGGTGCTGTGGCGGTGGCCCGTCTGATGGTCCCTCCGCTGCTTGAGGGGAACGCGAAGCGGCTTTCTCCGGATCAGAAGATCTCTCCTGCCGAGGCCAAACGCTTTCTGGAAGTTCTTGCCCAGGCGGAAGAGGGTTTTGTGCTGCGGGTCGAACTTGCCCCGACGGAGGGAATGCGGCTGCTTCTGCACCGCGAGGGTGCTCCGGCGCGCTCGCCGCGCTGGAGGACGGTCATCGACGGGTTCGACGGCAAGAACGAGGCGGAGCAGCTACGGAAAACCCTTGTGGGAGCAGGGCCGGAGATGAAGGTGGAGAACCACAACTACGAGTGGCGCCTCCGGTCGGACATGTTGGACTCTTTTCTCGACGCGGAACGCCTCCGGAAGGCCGGGGCGAAGGCGGGAAAGGAGGCGCGGCTCGTTCCCTGCCTGCCGAGCTACGAGAACCTCTCCTCTCCCCGCTTCTGGGTTGCCCTGATCATCGATCCCGGCCTGTTCGGAATACGCCCCCTTCTTCCTCCGGAGGGACTTTCCACGCTCGCTCCGCTCGCCGCCATGACGGGTGGGAACGCAGTGGCCGCCATCAACGGAGGTTTCTTCACCACCACGGGATATGGCCGGGGCTATCCCATCGGCACGCTGCTGGTGGACGGCACGCTGGTGAGCGAACCCATGCGGGGGCGGACCTGTCTCGGGTGGAACCGGGACAATCTGGCCACCTTCGGTCCCACGGACTTCTCCGGGCGCGTGCTCGCCGACGCCTTCGGAGAACGGAAGCTCGCTACGGTGAACCGCTTCACCAAGGGAGACGCGTTGGTGCTGTACACGCCGCATTTCGGGCGGCGGACGCCCTCGTCGGGAGGCGTTCCCGCGGCGGAGGCGGTGATCCGGGACGGGCGATGCTTGGAAGTCCGCCAGGGCAGCGGCGGTGACATCCCCGCAGGGGCCAGGGTGCTTGCGGGGTACGGAGCCCAGGCCCCGACGGTGGCCGCCCTGCGCCCCGGAGACGCGGTGCGCGTGGAGACGACGCTCAACGAAGGTGATCCCCTGTGGGGAAAGATGGACCACATCATCCAGGGAGGGCCGTTTCTTATTTTTGGAGGGGAAATTCAGAACGATCCGGAAAATCTTTCTGACTCCGTGACGCTGCGGCGCCATCCCCGGAGCGTCATCGGCCTCACCGGGAACGGACAGTGGGTTTTCTTCGTGGGGGACGGAAGAAATCCCTTCCACAGCGTGGGATTCACTCTTCGGGAGGTCTCGGAAATCCTCCGGGAGCTGCACGTGGACTACGCGCTGAACCTCGACGGCGGAGGGTCCTCGGAGCTTCTCGTGAAGGGGAAACGTGTTTCCCTACTCTCCGAGGGCAAGCCTCGCCCAGTCAGTTACGGCATTGGCGCGGTGCCGTTCCGACCTTAGGTCGGAACGGCTGCGGGGAGCGCCAGGTCAACGCAATCCGTCAACTCAACCCACGGAAAGGATTTTCCCCGCTTGCCGTAGGGCTTCGACGATGTCGAACATGTTGCTGATCGTCCCGAGCCGGATCTGCTCGGTGATACCGAAGTGCTTTGTGCAGGTGCCGCAGACGAGGATCTGCGTTCCCTTCGCCTGGAGCTCTTCGAGGCTTTCCGAGGTTGAACTCTCTGGAAGGGCGAGCATGACTCCCTCGTTCATCAGAGCGATGGTCTCCGGAAGCGTGGATCCTTGGGACAGTGTCCCGAGAAACGCCTTCATCAGCACGTCTCCAAGCGCTTCATCCCGCTTTCCCAGTGTTTTTGAGGTGAGAAGGACTGCAAGGGAGGCATTGCCGCAGGTGGAGGTATCCGAAAGCTCGGGAAGTACTTCCGTCGCCGTTGCGGGGGGTGTCCCTTCGCCGACGATGCGGAAATCCGTTCCCTCTTCGTGTATCTCTGCCCGATAGCCCGATTTTTCGAGAAACCGGGAGACATTGTTTTTGGCAACGGCGTTGTCCACAAAAATTTCAAGGGATGTGGCACCGGCCGCGATGGCGTTCTTCGTCAGAACCACCGGCTGAGGGCAGGCTTTGCCGCGGGCGTCGATGTGCTGCATGTGTTTCCCATCTCCTTCTTCAATTATGATAGAAAAATCCTGTGTTCCCCCTTGGGGAGTGCTTCAAGCGCGATAAGACAACCCTTCGCCGCTTGCGTTGATGGTTTCCCGGCGACGGCTTCGTGGAGCTTTGGTGTATCATTACCTCTAAAGAAGAGTATAACCGATGAGAGGGTGAGACCGTGAAGGATACACTTCGGGAGTTGCTTCGC
Above is a genomic segment from Aminiphilus circumscriptus DSM 16581 containing:
- a CDS encoding LysE family transporter yields the protein MSAALFLKTFLLGLSIAAPVGPIGLLCIQRTLRSGMSAGFVSGLGAATADACYGAVAAYGLAAASQFLLEYRRLLAFGGGAFLLYLGLGILRARKVASEEFASQAAPEGVFRIWGTTCLLTLANPMTILSFTALFSSLAGETSWASGNVPLVMISGFFSGSLAWWLFLSGSVALLRRAISPATTLIINHLSGAVILLFGAYALGTAVLQ
- a CDS encoding Lrp/AsnC family transcriptional regulator; translated protein: MISLDGTDLKIIAALLEDGRKKWTDLAGALGLSSPSVAERVRKLEEARIIRGYSALVAPQALGLSLSAFIEVTLRHPRYRTLFLDLTANTPEIQECHHVAGDFDFLLKVRCRDTEHLDRLISEDIKSLRGVLRTRTTIVLSSVKETLALPLPPEEQP
- a CDS encoding YerC/YecD family TrpR-related protein, whose translation is MSAKWKDALTDNLCTAILTLKNVEEVYQFLTDVATISEIQAFSQRLEVARLLNEGNTYPVIAQKTGASTVTISRVKKCLDFGADGYPLVLQRMKEANGGKSEN
- a CDS encoding putative DNA modification/repair radical SAM protein yields the protein MTVSMTLSEKLTVLAGAAKYDVSCSSSGSSRKNTGGTGNAGPAGICHSWTEDGRCVSLLKVLLSNECVYDCAYCVNRSSNDVPRSHFTPEEMAELTMQFYKRNYIEGLFLSSAVHRTPDYTMEMMLRTITLLRREHRFSGYIHAKVIPGASLELASRLGALADRVSVNIELPSEESLRFLAPQKSKHSVLAPMSHLSESIREAAASGKGSSRSLLFAPAGQSTQLIVGATGESDFRILRLSEGLYRRYSLKRVYYSAYVPVSDDRRLPALAAPPLLREHRLYQADWLLRFYGFHPEELLDEANPQLDAAVDPKVAWALRNLHLFPLEVNTAPYEMLLRVPGIGVTSAKRILTARKVRRLEEEHLRRLGVVLKRGRFFLLCNGRALAQPVGDPVRLRNLLCDRTKERAALRNEMRRRQLLLFSPAEMPV
- a CDS encoding TIGR03915 family putative DNA repair protein, whose translation is MRVYVYDGSFEGLLTVFHGLFRDKAEPLAIHRRGVAAQGFLAETVEVEADPAKADALYEAMERRMTPRAVRLLYLAHLSEERDGEMRLFAFVRRGGQLGERLLDDLGDPGVAAVMRMANRVERERERFLGLVRFREAGTFFYAPIEPACRLLPLLGDHFARRFPSMKWMIHDVGRKEALVYDEEEWYLTPCDLPGVTDFGPREAHYQHLWRTYFDVAAVENRKSPERQRNRMPKKTWKWLVEIPRGKREPGV
- a CDS encoding GGDEF domain-containing protein, with product MRRKTWTVLGLLCIAIGYVFSVSLIVSNQRVKEREYTFEKVRTLSVQTGAALRCYEMLAEHVCESDLIRNASFLELLERVGKRGPNRRELCLALERTLHMLFRELQKEGFDDLRFFDALGEPLLALGSGVPMEETTLRERELLQKLHVNRKPVSDFQRTGTGVHYVFAFPLFRGADFLGSVHFGLSLPAISRTMQAMFGTKSFFVLWRGVLEGVHQSEGGRFRAVAFFPDLLISESFGKEYADLVAEVGFQGDRQGRVRELVSAVARREADTLYWTAADQGFSLTLYPLEDKANNSLGYLMSYEGEYQFSVMRQYYRLLLVFISLFFLLLFFAAVLLAASSGRLEKMATRDRLTGAYNRHFFAEVAANELKKAARNKAPLSLIMFDVDHFKTINDTYGHHLGDMILKKIVATVREHIRSYDAFARWGGDEFVLLLPDTPAAKARELAERLRNAVAEQKYFSAEGVSVSIGVSQIENYGDSIEAVVEKADRNMYTAKQRGRNRVE
- the lepA gene encoding translation elongation factor 4, with translation METGRIRNFCIIAHVDHGKSTLADRLLELTATVDMRFLKAQHLDTLELERERGITIKLVPVRMHYRDREGCEYILNLIDTPGHVDFSYEVSRSLAACEGALLVVDAAQGVEAQTVANAYLAVEQDLELLPVVNKIDLASAQPERALKELEDVIGIDTEGALLVSAKSGVGIAEVLDAVVRRVPAPEGDPEAPLQALIFDSVYDNYRGVICYVRVVNGSIRSGQQITFMANGISDQVEEVGFFTPSMRASEELGPGEVGYVIANVKTLHEARVGDTITDARRPAAKPLPGYKRVKPVVFCGFYPVEREEYPQLRDALEKLQLNDSAIDFTPETSAALGFGFRCGFLGLLHMDIAKERLQREFNVDLVATTPNVGYQVVLTSGEILEAHRPSDFPDLGKIEEIREPYIKLSIFLPTDYVGKVMQLCQDKRGVYGSMEYITPERVRLVYELPLAEFILDFHDKLKSVSRGYASLDYEHVGFRQGNLVKVDVLLNDEPVDAFSFICHQDAAYHRGQAVVRKLKELIPRQLFEVPIQAAVGKKVIVRQNIKPLRKDVLSKCYGGDITRKRKLLEKQKEGKKKMKQIGRVSIPQEAFLAFLKVSEDAEE
- the hemW gene encoding radical SAM family heme chaperone HemW; protein product: MRRSRSAFCDDGGRGGWNASSLRDEALLRNAAALASDAPLSVYVHIPFCVRKCPYCAFTSLVPASGGIIDAYLEALEGELARWTETAGRMFCAETLYIGGGTPSLLAPRQWERLIGILEGGLRFLPGAEVSVEANPESLAAASLRLWRDWRISRVSLGVQSFDEEDLAWLRRPHSAARARDALSACLAAGFRTSVDLMFGLPFQTLHRWHRTLQELLRSGVRHLSLYQLSLEKDSVWGVCPPSEPLPDGYAFYRFAQWYLRRKGYGQYEIASFAASGEWCRHNLAYWRGGNVLGLGAAAWGFLEGIRYGNGNDVARYVAEARRKGAVSVEERLEGRKRAGEAAVLALRTAGGVRLRSFARRHGPDEAARLVRCLEPFGERFLRRESGRIAFSPGGMRVANALWTEVLADDEETLLRKRVPCPAGSAAVDVTLREGT
- a CDS encoding phosphodiester glycosidase family protein; translated protein: MRIVHRFETSGEKCAGEKMTGLRGVLTVLLAVLLLLQGAWAEAESGGVRRDVFVQGILEARGLFASGEAKSPAQAVAFARNIDAVPYSDQPPGGAVTRREALRMLVHSLGLRFEAGLLAEASLPYEDLKGLSPSDRGAVAVARLMVPPLLEGNAKRLSPDQKISPAEAKRFLEVLAQAEEGFVLRVELAPTEGMRLLLHREGAPARSPRWRTVIDGFDGKNEAEQLRKTLVGAGPEMKVENHNYEWRLRSDMLDSFLDAERLRKAGAKAGKEARLVPCLPSYENLSSPRFWVALIIDPGLFGIRPLLPPEGLSTLAPLAAMTGGNAVAAINGGFFTTTGYGRGYPIGTLLVDGTLVSEPMRGRTCLGWNRDNLATFGPTDFSGRVLADAFGERKLATVNRFTKGDALVLYTPHFGRRTPSSGGVPAAEAVIRDGRCLEVRQGSGGDIPAGARVLAGYGAQAPTVAALRPGDAVRVETTLNEGDPLWGKMDHIIQGGPFLIFGGEIQNDPENLSDSVTLRRHPRSVIGLTGNGQWVFFVGDGRNPFHSVGFTLREVSEILRELHVDYALNLDGGGSSELLVKGKRVSLLSEGKPRPVSYGIGAVPFRP